The Anaeromyxobacter diazotrophicus genome includes the window AGAGAGCACAGCCGCGGTGGACAGGGAGAGGCGCCCGACGCGCAGCGGCTCCGCGAGCCCTGGGAATCGGCGCAGCACGCGCATGGCGGCGATGCGCCGACCGGCGGCGCCCTCGCTCAGGTGGAGGGCGCGGACGCACCACTCCCACAGGGAAGGATATCCGGCCTCGACCCAGGCCCGGCGCTGGTCGAAGACGTCGAGGTGGAGCAGGAACTCGACCTGGGTGTGGCGCTCGTGGCCGGCCAGCTCGGCCAGGCGGTGGAGGAGGGCGACGGTGTCGAGGGAAGCGGGCGCGGCATCGGGCATGGAGACCTCCAGTGCGTGTTCGCTGACGGTAACACGCACTTTTCGAGCCTCCG containing:
- a CDS encoding DUF222 domain-containing protein, with the protein product MPDAAPASLDTVALLHRLAELAGHERHTQVEFLLHLDVFDQRRAWVEAGYPSLWEWCVRALHLSEGAAGRRIAAMRVLRRFPGLAEPLRVGRLSLSTAAVLSPVLTEGNWEELVGRAAYKTKVETEQLVASLQPRPAPREGLRRLPRPEQAATALAKPIEAGCVEVDGGGGRAPALQPGA